The Curtobacterium poinsettiae DNA segment TGTCGTCGTCGTAGAACTTGACCTTGCCGGTGGGCATGCGTGGACTCCTCGAGGTCGTGGTACGGCCGTGGTGCGTCGGATATCCTGGGTCGATGGCCAAGCCGACCCGATCAACCGGGAACCCGCAGGACTCCGCAGAACCCCCGGTGACGTTCAATCGTACCGAACGCGCTCTGGCGTTCATGATCGGTGGGATCATCATCCTCGGCCTGCTCTGCTTCGTCGCGATGATCATCATGTGGCTCACCGCCCCCGCCGCCCAGGGTTCGATGCCGTGGCCGGTGGTCATGGCGATCCCGCTCTACGGCTTCCCGATCGCCATGGTGCTGGTCTTCACGCTCCTCGGCATCACCTGGACGCGTCGCGCACGAGCGAACCGGACGGCTCGCTGACGTCCGGCCCGGACGCTGGCACCGGACGATGACGACCACCGCCGACCTCGCCGCCCGACTCCGGGCGATGCCGGACGATGCGCTCGAGCGCCTCGTCGCGGCGAGGCGACTCCCCACCGCTGCACTCGCCGAGACCGGCCCGCAGCGCATCACCGACTTCTTCGACCTCGCCGAGGCGCTCCGCAGCGACGACGCCGTGGACGCCGCCGTCGAGCACCTGCCGCGCGCCACGATCCTCGCGTTGCGTGACGGCGGCGCCGTCGACGCGCTCGGCCCCGCGATCGAGCTCGGCCTCGCCGACGAGGACGGCGCGGTCGACGACGCGGTCGCCGCACGCGTGGCCGCCCACCCCGACCTCACCTCGCTCGACGAGCAGCCTGGAGGCCCGGAGCAGGTCCGACCCGCTGCTCCCGCCCTCGACGCCGCGGCGCTCGAGCGTGCGCGCACCACCGGCGCGGAGCAGGCGTTCGCGACGATGACCGTGCTCGCCGAACTGCTGCGGGCGGTCGACGCCGGCGCGGTCCGCGAACTCGTCAAGGGCGGGATCGGCATGCCGCTCGCCCGCACCCTCGCCGAGCGCATCGGCACCGACGCCGAGCTCGTCGCCGGTCGCCTGGCGCTGCTCGACGACATCGGGTTCGCCGACCCCGACACGGGGCGGTGGATCGTCACCGACGCCGGCCACGTGTGGTTGCTCGCCGGCTGGCCGCAGCGCTGGGTGTCGCTGGTGGCCGCGTGGACGGACACGCTCCCGCCCGCCGTGCACCAGGTGCTGGAGCTGGCCGACGGGGACCTGCGCGACCTCGTGCCGCTCGGGCGTTGGGCGTACCCGGCGGGGTCCCGCTGGCTCGACGCCCTGCTGCTCGACGTTGCCGGCACCGCGGCGTCGCTCGGCCTGGCGGTCGACGGCACCGTGACGAGCACCGGTCGGGCGCTCCTCGACGGCGACGCCGAGCAGGCCGCCGACGACCTGCCGGGCACCGTCGAACGGGTCTACCTGCAGCACGACCTCACCGTCATCGCACCGGGGCCGCTCGCGCCGGTGGACGACGACGCCCTGCGCACCGTCGCCGTGCTCGAGGCACCGGGGCTCGCGGCGCGCTACCGCATCTCCGAGGACACCCTGCGCACGGCGTTCCGGGCCGGACACTCCCGCGACGACCTGCTGTCCCTGCTCGGGCGGCTGTCGGCCACCGGGATCCCGCAGCCCCTCGCCTACCTGATCGACCAGGTGGCCGGACGCGACGGCAGCATCGTCGTCGACCGGGGACCGGGCGGCGTCGGGACCGAGGTCCGCGGCACCGCCGACCAGCTCGACCTCGTCGGGGTGGACGCCGAGCTCCGGCAGCTCGCGTGGGAGCGGCCGGACCTGACGACGCTGACCACGCGCTACCCGCCGCACGTCGTGCACACCGCGCTCGAGGACCAGCGCTACCCGGCCGTCCTGACGACCGCAGCCCGTCCCGAGGCGCACCACGGGCCTCCCGGCCGGCGCAGCCCCACCGGACGCTCGCCGGAACAGTCGGCGCACGCACTCGTCGAACGGCTCCGCCTGACGACGCAGCGCGGCGACGCGGAGCCGGAGCAGGAGTGGCTCGGTCGGCAGATCGACCTGGCCGTGCGCGGACGCACGCCGATCCGTGTGACCGTCCGGATGCCGGACGGTTCGGAGCGGCCGTTCTCGATCGTGCCGACCTCGGTCGCGGCCGGACGCGTCCGTGGGCGGGACACGGCAGTCGACGTCGAACGCACCCTGCCGCTGTCGCTCGTCGTGTCGGTCGAGAGCGACGCCTGAGCCGCGCGGTCACCCGCACGCAGGTGCCGACGGCTAGGCTGGCAGGTCATGAACGGACCGCTGATCGTGCAGAGCGACCGCACCGTGCTCCTCGAGGTCGCGCACCCCGACGCCGAGGACGCACGCCACGAGCTCGCGGCCTTCGCCGAGCTCGAACGCGCTCCCGAGCACGTGCACACCTACCGGATCACCCGCCTCGGACTCTGGAACGCGCGTGCCGCGGGCCACGACGCCGAGGCCATGATCGACACCCTGGAACGCTTCGCGAAGTTCCCCGTGCCGCAGAGCGTCACGGTCGACATCCGCGACACGGTCTCGCGCTACGGACGACTCGTGATCCGTCGCGAGGAACGGCCCGACGCCCCCGTGATCGCGAACTCCCCCACCGAGGAACTCGAGCGGCTGCCGCTCCTGCTCCTCACCGCCGAGGACCCATCGGTGCTGGCCGAGGTCATCCGGTCGAAGCGCATCAAGCCGTTGCTCGGTGACATGCGGTCCCCGACCGAGGTCGAGCTGCAGCCGTGGGCGCGCGGACAGGTCAAGCAGGAGCTCGTCAAGCTCGGCTGGCCGGCGGAGGACCTGGCGGGCTACACCCCGGGCCAGCCGCACCCGATCGACCTGGACACCGCCGAGTGGCACATGCGGCCGTACCAGGAGCAGGCGGTCGACACGTTCTTCGCCCAGGGTTCCGGCGTCGTCGTGCTGCCCTGTGGCGCGGGCAAGACGCTCGTCGGCGCGGGTGCGATGGCGACCGTCAAGGCGACCACGCTCATCCTCGTCACGAACACCGTCTCGGCACGGCAGTGGCGCACGGAGCTCCTCAAGCGCACGACCCTGACGCCGGAGGACATCGGCGAGTACTCGGGCAGCGTCAAGGAGATCCGGCCGGTCACGATCGCGACCTACCAGATCCTCACCGCCCGCCGGAAGGGCGAGTACACGCACCTGTCGCTCCTCGACGCCCTCGACTGGGGCCTCATCGTCTACGACGAAGTGCACCTGCTGCCGGCGCCGGTGTTCAAGCTGACCGCCGACCTGCAGGCTCGCCGACGCCTGGGCCTGACGGCGACGCTCGTGCGCGAGGACGGCCGCGAGGGCGACGTCTTCTCGCTCATCGGGCCGAAGCGGTACGACGCCCCGTGGAAGGAGATCGAGGCGCAGGGCTACATCTCGCCGGCCTCGTGCTACGAGGTCCGCATCGACCTGCCGCACCAGGACCGCCTGGAGTACGCGGCGTCGAGCGACGACGAGCGCTACCGGCTCGCCGCGACGTTGCCGGCGAAGACCCCGGTGGTGCGGGAACTCATCGAGAAGCACCGCGGTGAGCAGATCCTGGTGATCGGGCAGTACATCGACCAGCTCGACGAACTTGCCGCGTCGCTCGATGCCGCGGAGATCACGGGAGCGACCCCCGTCGACGAACGGGAGCGGCTCTACGACGCGTTCCGGTCCGGCGAGGTCGACGTGCTCGTCGTCTCGAAGGTCGCGAACTTCTCGATCGACCTGCCCGACGCGACGGTCGCCATCCAGGTCTCCGGCTCGTTCGGCTCCCGGCAGGAAGAAGCCCAGCGGCTCGGGCGGCTCCTCCGCCCGAACAAGGACGGCCTGCCCGCGTCGTTCTACACGCTCGTGGCCCGGGACACCGTGGACCAGGACTTCGCCCAGAACCGGCAGCGGTTCCTGGCGGAGCAGGGGTACTCGTACACGATCCTGGACGCCGACCAGGTCCAGACGCCCGTGGGCTGACGTACGAACCGCTCTCAGGAAACCCCGAGGGAACGGTCAGAAGATAGGACCATGAGCGATGGCCCCAAGATCCTGATCGTCGACGACGAGCCGAACATCCGCGACCTCCTGACGACCTCGTTGCGCTTCGCCGGCTTCGCCGTGCGTGCAGTGGGCAACGGGGCACAGGCGATCTCCGCCGTGCTCGAGGAAGAGCCGGACCTCATCATCCTCGACGTGATGCTGCCCGACATGAACGGCTTCGGCGTGACCAAGCGCCTGCGTTCCTCGGGCTACACCTCGCCGATCCTGTTCCTGACGGCGAAGGACGACACCGAGGACAAGATCACCGGCCTCACCGTCGGCGGCGACGACTACGTCACCAAGCCGTTCTCGCTCGACGAGATCGTCGCCCGCATCAAGGCGATCCTCCGTCGCACCATGAACGACGAGGAAGACGCGATCATCCGCGCCGGCGAGCTCACGATGGACCAGGACACGCACGAGGTCACGATCGGCGACGCGCAGATCGAGCTCTCGCCCACCGAGTTCAAGCTGCTCCGCTACCTCATGCTCAACCCGAACCGCGTGCTGTCGAAGGCGCAGATCCTCGACCACGTGTGGGAGTACGACTTCAACGGCGACGCGGGCATCGTCGAGAGCTACATCTCGTACCTGCGTCGCAAGCTCGATCAGTACTCCGCCGAGCCGATCATCCAGACCAAGCGCGGCTTCGGCTACATGCTGAAGGCGTCCAAGGCTTCCTAGGCCCGGGAGTCCTCCGGGGCTCGACTTCACGGCGGTCGTCCGGTTTCACCGGGCGGCCGCTGTCTATCGTTGGGGCAGCATGCACACGCGAATGAACCACTGGTGGGACGGGATCTCCCTGCGCACCAAGATCACCGGGATCACGGTGCTCCTCGTCGCGCTCGGACTGCTCGTCGCCGGACTCGGCACGATGACGGTGCTGTCCACCTACCTCATGCAGCAGCTCGACAACACGGTCAAGCAGACGACCGAGCAGCTCGAGGGTCAGAACATCAGTGACGGTGAGCAGTACTGCAAGTTGTCCGTCGTGGTCTCGCAGAGTGCCTACGTCGCCGCGTACGACGCCGACGGGGATCGGATCTGCCAGACGAAGGCGTCGAGCCGGCCAGACGTCCGCGAAGCCACCCTGGTCGAGGCCTCGCAGGCGAACCAGCGCATCTCGCTCTACGACAGCCAGCACAACCACGAGTGGCGCGCCCAGATCATCCCGGCGTCGCTGCAGAACCAGTCCGACGGCACCACCGAGACCGGCTACGTGCTCATCGCGGTCTCCAGCGCCGGCACCGACGAGACGATCGGCAAGTTCACCGCGATCTTCCTCGGGTTCGGTGCGTCGGTCATCCTGCTCGGCGCCATGCTCACCCGCCTGCTCGTCACCGCGACCTTCGACCCGCTGCGGGACGTCGAGGACACCGCCGCCCGGTTCGCCGCGGGTGACTTCAACCAGCGCCTCGAAGCCGACACCCCGAACACCGAGGTCGGGCGCCTCAACCGCTCCCTCAACGTCATGCTCGAGCGGATCGACTCGGCGTTCGAGGACCGCGAGCGCACCATCGCGCAGATGCGCCGGTTCGTCGGGGACGCCTCGCACGAGCTCCGCACGCCGCTGGTGTCCCTGCGCGGGTACGCCGAGCTGTACCGCATGGGTGCCCTGCGCAAGGAAGAGGACGTCGCCCAGGCGATGGAGCGCATCGAGAAGGAAGCGCAGCGGATGGGCCTGCTCGTGCAGGACCTGCTGCAGCTCGCGCGCATCGACGAGTCGAAGCCGCTCGAGCTCGGCCCGGTCGACCTCGTCGCGATCGCCCGTGACTCGGCGCTCGACACGATGGCCTCCAACCCGGACCGCGAGATCCAGGTCCTCGTCGAGGACTCCCTGACCGGCGAGAGCGTGCCCCAGGCCGTCCGTCCGTCCGCGTCGTCGTCGTCCATCGGCTCTCCGGACTCCGGCGAGGCACCGCCCGTGTCGCCCACCTCGGCGAACACCACCGGGCCGATCGCGTTCTCGCGCCAGACCATCGCGCGTCTGCGCGCCCGTCGCACCCGTGCCATGAACATCGACGCCGGTGCCGCGCCGACCGACGAGACCACCCCGCTGCCCACGGTCGTGCTGCCGAAGCGCCCGCCGATCGTCCTGGCGGAAGAGAACAAGATCCGCCAGATCGTCACGAACCTGATGGGCAACGCCATGCGGTTCACGGCGAACGATGACCCGATCGAGATCGGCATCGGCGTGGACGACGAGCGGGGCATGGCACACCTCGACGTGATCGACCACGGTGAGGGCATCCCGCCGCAGCTGCGCGAGAAGATCTTCCAGCGCTTCTGGCGTGCGGACACCTCCCGCGCCCGCGACACCGGCGGCTCGGGCCTCGGGCTCGCCATCGTTTCCGGCATCGTCGCGGCGCACCACGGCTCGGTCGAGGTCTTCGACACCGAGGGCGGCGGCGCCACCTTCCGCGTCTGGCTCCCCCTGCTCCCCCGCGACTTCGCCGCCTGACCCGAGCGGTCACAACACCCCGTTCGAGGCCGCCGAGTGGTCACGATCTGTCGTCTGCATGCCTGCTGACCGACAGTTCGTGACCGGCCGGCGCACGGCCGACGACGTGTCGTGACCGCCCGACGACGAGATCTTCAGCGTGGCGATCACGGCCGTCAGGCTGACCGTCGACGACCTCCGACCGCTCGGACCTCGAACGCCTGGCGGAGTCGCTCGAACAACACCGCGGGTCGGTGTGCGTCCGATGCCGTCGCGTGGATCACGAGCCAGTCGTTCACCACGAACCCGTTGTCCCGTCGTTGATCGTTTCGGAAGGTGTCGCGCTCGCGGTGGTGATCGCCGTCGTACTCCAACGCGATGCCGAACTCGGACCACGCCATGTCGACGCGGCCGAGGAACCGCCCCGCACCATCGTGCACGTCGACGTTCAGTTCCGGCTCGGGGAACCCCGCGTCGACCACTGCCAGTCGGAGCCAGGTCTCCTGCGGCGACTCCGCCCCGGCCCGGACGAGGTCCAGCGCGCGCCGAGCAGCGAGCGCGAAGCGTGTGCCGGGGCGGATCGACGCTCGGAGGTCGTCCGCCGTCGCGAGCCCGGCCGGTCCGACGAGGTGGTCCCCGATGGCGACGAGCGCGTCACGTGCGAGCACGCCGGCGCACTCGAACCACATCTGCGCAGGGACACTGACCAGGAACCCGCGGTGTTCCACGGTCCTCGGCTGGTCGAGGCGGTGCGCGACCACGCCCGGCCGACGCATCCGGCTCCCGTCCCTCGTGGTCGAGACGTGCACCGGGCCGACCGACCGCACCGGATGCGGCAGTGGCGCACCCCAGATCGCGGCGGCGGTCGTGTGACTGAAGAACTGATCGGGACGCATGACCAGGGCGAGGGCGTCGATGAAGTCCACCGAATCGATCGGCGCACGGACACCGTGGACCGGGGCTGCCAGGTCGGCGCGTCGGAGACGTTCCGGATCGATGCCGTGCCCCACCGCATCTGCCACGCGAAAAGTGGACCGGTCGAACGGAGCAGGGAGGCGACGGGCAGCTGACAT contains these protein-coding regions:
- a CDS encoding multidrug ABC transporter ATPase — protein: MAKPTRSTGNPQDSAEPPVTFNRTERALAFMIGGIIILGLLCFVAMIIMWLTAPAAQGSMPWPVVMAIPLYGFPIAMVLVFTLLGITWTRRARANRTAR
- a CDS encoding helicase-associated domain-containing protein — translated: MTTTADLAARLRAMPDDALERLVAARRLPTAALAETGPQRITDFFDLAEALRSDDAVDAAVEHLPRATILALRDGGAVDALGPAIELGLADEDGAVDDAVAARVAAHPDLTSLDEQPGGPEQVRPAAPALDAAALERARTTGAEQAFATMTVLAELLRAVDAGAVRELVKGGIGMPLARTLAERIGTDAELVAGRLALLDDIGFADPDTGRWIVTDAGHVWLLAGWPQRWVSLVAAWTDTLPPAVHQVLELADGDLRDLVPLGRWAYPAGSRWLDALLLDVAGTAASLGLAVDGTVTSTGRALLDGDAEQAADDLPGTVERVYLQHDLTVIAPGPLAPVDDDALRTVAVLEAPGLAARYRISEDTLRTAFRAGHSRDDLLSLLGRLSATGIPQPLAYLIDQVAGRDGSIVVDRGPGGVGTEVRGTADQLDLVGVDAELRQLAWERPDLTTLTTRYPPHVVHTALEDQRYPAVLTTAARPEAHHGPPGRRSPTGRSPEQSAHALVERLRLTTQRGDAEPEQEWLGRQIDLAVRGRTPIRVTVRMPDGSERPFSIVPTSVAAGRVRGRDTAVDVERTLPLSLVVSVESDA
- a CDS encoding DNA repair helicase XPB; the protein is MNGPLIVQSDRTVLLEVAHPDAEDARHELAAFAELERAPEHVHTYRITRLGLWNARAAGHDAEAMIDTLERFAKFPVPQSVTVDIRDTVSRYGRLVIRREERPDAPVIANSPTEELERLPLLLLTAEDPSVLAEVIRSKRIKPLLGDMRSPTEVELQPWARGQVKQELVKLGWPAEDLAGYTPGQPHPIDLDTAEWHMRPYQEQAVDTFFAQGSGVVVLPCGAGKTLVGAGAMATVKATTLILVTNTVSARQWRTELLKRTTLTPEDIGEYSGSVKEIRPVTIATYQILTARRKGEYTHLSLLDALDWGLIVYDEVHLLPAPVFKLTADLQARRRLGLTATLVREDGREGDVFSLIGPKRYDAPWKEIEAQGYISPASCYEVRIDLPHQDRLEYAASSDDERYRLAATLPAKTPVVRELIEKHRGEQILVIGQYIDQLDELAASLDAAEITGATPVDERERLYDAFRSGEVDVLVVSKVANFSIDLPDATVAIQVSGSFGSRQEEAQRLGRLLRPNKDGLPASFYTLVARDTVDQDFAQNRQRFLAEQGYSYTILDADQVQTPVG
- a CDS encoding response regulator transcription factor — protein: MSDGPKILIVDDEPNIRDLLTTSLRFAGFAVRAVGNGAQAISAVLEEEPDLIILDVMLPDMNGFGVTKRLRSSGYTSPILFLTAKDDTEDKITGLTVGGDDYVTKPFSLDEIVARIKAILRRTMNDEEDAIIRAGELTMDQDTHEVTIGDAQIELSPTEFKLLRYLMLNPNRVLSKAQILDHVWEYDFNGDAGIVESYISYLRRKLDQYSAEPIIQTKRGFGYMLKASKAS
- a CDS encoding sensor histidine kinase, which produces MHTRMNHWWDGISLRTKITGITVLLVALGLLVAGLGTMTVLSTYLMQQLDNTVKQTTEQLEGQNISDGEQYCKLSVVVSQSAYVAAYDADGDRICQTKASSRPDVREATLVEASQANQRISLYDSQHNHEWRAQIIPASLQNQSDGTTETGYVLIAVSSAGTDETIGKFTAIFLGFGASVILLGAMLTRLLVTATFDPLRDVEDTAARFAAGDFNQRLEADTPNTEVGRLNRSLNVMLERIDSAFEDRERTIAQMRRFVGDASHELRTPLVSLRGYAELYRMGALRKEEDVAQAMERIEKEAQRMGLLVQDLLQLARIDESKPLELGPVDLVAIARDSALDTMASNPDREIQVLVEDSLTGESVPQAVRPSASSSSIGSPDSGEAPPVSPTSANTTGPIAFSRQTIARLRARRTRAMNIDAGAAPTDETTPLPTVVLPKRPPIVLAEENKIRQIVTNLMGNAMRFTANDDPIEIGIGVDDERGMAHLDVIDHGEGIPPQLREKIFQRFWRADTSRARDTGGSGLGLAIVSGIVAAHHGSVEVFDTEGGGATFRVWLPLLPRDFAA